The Yoonia sp. SS1-5 genome contains a region encoding:
- a CDS encoding peptidoglycan-binding domain-containing protein → MRITILAAALAATAFPLAAQDAALLLGVERYEEFRRLSGGDDLRAADDALTDAGYDVEMAIDADGRAMLPQINRFVAGADEAGRLIAALSGRFYTDGARTWLLAADARQPSLFGMGDTAVSIDSLLQVLAQTPGQALLVLGVDSGDDDAIGNLLNAGLGDLEVPQGVSVVIATPNTVDDLLEEATRPGADIAAYVRDNRRMRMIGYQPARLVLQAEDSATPAPAPTPRPTEDPSAAAWAAARRADTADAYRDFLFDYPGSPNAAEARRRLDDIENDPVRLAEIAEDAMNLTRNERRAIQRNLTILEYNTRGVDGIFGPGSRGAIRNWQQRNGFEQTSFLTREQINRIDAQASRRRAEIEAEEARAREEALRLDRAYWDETGARGDEAGYRAYLNRYPEGIFAGEAQAKLDEITGAAREREEEAQRQAQQEQGNAAQEQERRLNVNPVLARLIESRLDQLGFNPGRVDGRFDRDTRGAISRYQSNRGLPATGYLSEPTLARLLADSFGR, encoded by the coding sequence ATGCGCATCACGATCCTTGCTGCCGCACTGGCAGCCACCGCTTTCCCACTGGCCGCGCAGGATGCCGCCCTGTTGTTGGGCGTCGAACGGTACGAAGAGTTTCGCAGACTGTCCGGCGGCGATGATCTGCGCGCAGCCGATGATGCGCTGACCGATGCGGGCTACGATGTTGAAATGGCGATTGATGCGGATGGCCGCGCGATGCTGCCGCAGATCAACCGGTTTGTTGCTGGTGCGGACGAGGCGGGCAGGCTGATCGCAGCCTTGTCCGGCAGGTTCTATACTGATGGTGCGCGTACGTGGCTGTTGGCCGCCGATGCGCGCCAGCCATCCCTGTTCGGGATGGGCGATACGGCGGTGTCCATCGACAGTCTTTTGCAGGTTCTGGCACAGACCCCCGGGCAGGCGTTGTTGGTGCTTGGCGTTGACAGCGGCGATGATGATGCCATCGGCAATCTGCTGAATGCAGGTCTTGGTGATCTTGAGGTCCCGCAGGGTGTGTCCGTTGTGATTGCAACGCCAAACACCGTTGACGACCTGCTTGAGGAAGCAACACGCCCCGGTGCGGATATTGCCGCATATGTGCGTGACAACCGGCGGATGCGCATGATCGGTTACCAGCCAGCCCGGCTTGTCCTGCAGGCCGAGGACAGCGCCACACCTGCCCCCGCCCCGACGCCCCGCCCGACCGAGGATCCAAGTGCGGCGGCCTGGGCAGCCGCGCGGCGTGCGGATACCGCAGATGCCTATCGCGACTTTCTGTTTGACTACCCCGGCAGCCCCAATGCGGCAGAGGCCCGGCGCCGGTTGGATGATATCGAAAATGATCCCGTGCGTCTGGCCGAGATCGCCGAAGATGCAATGAACCTGACGCGCAATGAACGGCGTGCCATCCAGCGTAACCTGACAATTCTTGAATATAACACCCGTGGTGTTGACGGCATCTTTGGACCCGGCAGCCGGGGTGCGATCCGTAACTGGCAGCAGCGCAACGGGTTTGAGCAGACCTCGTTTCTGACCCGCGAACAGATCAACCGCATTGACGCTCAGGCCAGCCGTCGCCGCGCCGAGATCGAAGCGGAAGAGGCGCGCGCGCGCGAAGAGGCGTTGCGCCTTGATCGCGCCTATTGGGACGAAACCGGCGCACGTGGCGACGAGGCCGGATATCGCGCCTATCTCAACCGTTATCCCGAGGGGATATTTGCCGGCGAGGCGCAGGCCAAACTTGACGAAATCACCGGTGCTGCACGCGAACGCGAGGAAGAGGCCCAACGCCAGGCCCAGCAAGAGCAGGGAAATGCCGCCCAAGAGCAAGAGCGCCGGCTAAACGTCAATCCCGTCTTGGCCCGCCTGATCGAAAGCCGCCTGGATCAGCTTGGCTTTAATCCCGGTCGGGTGGATGGCCGGTTTGATCGTGACACACGTGGCGCAATCAGCCGTTACCAATCCAATCGGGGCCTGCCCGCGACGGGCTATCTTAGCGAACCGACGCTTGCGCGGCTGCTTGCTGATTCATTCGGGCGGTGA
- a CDS encoding phenylacetate--CoA ligase family protein has protein sequence MTAYYDDLETRSADARAADHLARLKVLIAMVQDHVGSCFPAGDVTDLSDLAKFPVLRKSTLHDWQQTNPPFGGVAMGDFTHVFQSPGPIYEPGGSTHDWWRFGRFLHACGIGKTDIVQNCFGYHLTPAGSMFENGARAVGAKVLPAGTGQTALQVQAAKDIGTTAYAGTPDYLKVILEKADEMGVKLGLTKAAVSGGALFPQLRSYYADRGIDCLQCYATADLGHLAYETMPGEGMVVDEGVIIEIVTPGTGDPVAAGDVGEIVVTSLNPDYPLIRFATGDMSAVMEGSSPCGRTNMRIKGWMGRADQTTKIKGMFVRPEQVATLVTQTGADRARVIADRDGDADKMIVQLEGADLDQNAAASAVQSVLKLKGEVTCHAPGTLPRDGLVIEDRRTYET, from the coding sequence ATGACGGCCTATTACGATGACTTGGAAACACGCTCGGCGGATGCGCGTGCTGCGGATCACCTGGCGCGGCTAAAGGTGCTGATTGCCATGGTGCAGGACCATGTGGGGTCGTGTTTTCCGGCGGGCGACGTAACCGACCTGTCTGATCTGGCTAAATTTCCCGTTCTGCGCAAGTCGACCCTGCATGACTGGCAGCAGACCAATCCGCCCTTTGGCGGCGTGGCCATGGGCGACTTTACACATGTTTTCCAATCCCCCGGACCGATCTACGAACCCGGTGGGTCGACCCATGACTGGTGGCGCTTTGGCCGGTTCCTGCACGCATGCGGGATCGGCAAGACGGACATCGTGCAGAACTGTTTTGGCTATCACCTGACCCCTGCCGGCAGCATGTTCGAAAATGGTGCACGGGCCGTGGGCGCAAAGGTATTGCCGGCAGGCACGGGCCAAACCGCGTTACAGGTGCAGGCCGCCAAGGATATTGGCACGACGGCTTATGCAGGGACGCCGGATTACCTGAAGGTTATTCTTGAAAAAGCGGATGAGATGGGCGTCAAGCTTGGCCTCACCAAGGCGGCGGTTTCGGGCGGCGCGCTGTTTCCCCAGCTTCGCAGTTATTATGCGGATCGCGGGATTGACTGCCTGCAATGCTACGCAACCGCCGATCTGGGCCATCTGGCCTACGAAACCATGCCCGGCGAGGGGATGGTGGTTGATGAAGGGGTCATCATCGAAATTGTCACGCCCGGCACCGGTGATCCGGTCGCGGCGGGCGATGTTGGCGAAATTGTCGTTACTTCGCTGAACCCCGACTATCCCCTGATCCGCTTTGCAACTGGCGATATGAGCGCAGTGATGGAAGGGTCCAGCCCCTGTGGCCGCACAAATATGCGGATAAAGGGATGGATGGGCCGTGCCGACCAAACCACCAAGATCAAGGGCATGTTCGTCCGGCCCGAGCAGGTCGCCACGCTTGTCACCCAAACTGGTGCCGACCGTGCGCGCGTGATCGCGGATCGTGACGGTGATGCAGATAAGATGATCGTACAGCTGGAAGGGGCCGACCTGGACCAAAACGCCGCTGCAAGCGCCGTTCAATCTGTCCTGAAATTGAAGGGGGAGGTGACCTGCCATGCGCCCGGCACCTTGCCCCGTGATGGGCTGGTGATCGAAGATCGCCGCACCTACGAGACATGA
- a CDS encoding ABC transporter ATP-binding protein yields the protein MLDTAETKTETLLEVNNIEVIYNHVILVLKGVSLNVPKGGITALLGGNGAGKTTTLKAISNLLHSERGEVTKGSIIYRGERVQDLSPEALVKKGVIQVMEGRHCFEHLTVEENLLTGAYTRRDGGGAVSADLDMVYTYFPRLKERRKSQAGYTSGGEQQMCAIGRALMSRPETILLDEPSMGLAPQLVEEIFTIVKNLNENEGVSFLLAEQNTNVALRFAHQGYILESGRVVMEGPAAELRENPDVKEFYLGMSDEGRKSFRDVRSYRRRKRWLA from the coding sequence ATGTTGGATACTGCTGAGACGAAGACGGAGACCCTGCTTGAGGTCAACAATATCGAGGTGATCTATAATCACGTGATCCTTGTGCTGAAGGGCGTTTCACTGAATGTACCCAAGGGCGGGATTACCGCCCTGCTGGGGGGCAATGGGGCGGGCAAGACCACAACCCTCAAGGCGATCTCGAACCTGCTGCATTCCGAAAGAGGCGAGGTCACCAAGGGGTCGATCATCTATCGCGGCGAGCGCGTGCAGGATCTGTCGCCCGAAGCATTGGTCAAGAAAGGCGTGATCCAAGTGATGGAAGGACGCCATTGTTTCGAACACCTCACGGTTGAGGAAAATCTGTTGACCGGCGCCTATACCCGTCGCGATGGGGGCGGTGCGGTCAGCGCCGATCTCGATATGGTCTATACCTATTTCCCCCGGTTAAAGGAGCGCCGCAAAAGTCAGGCGGGCTATACGTCAGGGGGTGAACAGCAGATGTGTGCCATCGGCCGCGCCCTGATGTCCCGACCTGAAACGATCCTGCTGGATGAACCATCCATGGGCCTTGCCCCGCAATTGGTCGAAGAGATTTTCACCATTGTGAAGAACCTTAATGAAAACGAGGGCGTTTCCTTTCTGCTTGCCGAACAGAACACCAACGTGGCACTGCGCTTTGCCCATCAGGGTTATATTCTGGAAAGCGGACGCGTGGTGATGGAAGGCCCTGCGGCCGAACTGCGAGAGAACCCCGACGTTAAGGAATTTTACCTCGGCATGTCGGATGAAGGGCGCAAGAGCTTTCGTGATGTGCGCAGCTACCGCCGGCGGAAACGCTGGTTGGCGTGA
- a CDS encoding patatin-like phospholipase family protein — MARPTGAQCVAPTDESKQFAPVLVGQSAAEMATVDMATTAMQQAVSQSSAGPVTVHVLSLSSGGQYGAFGAGFLRGWSENPVTPRPDFDLVTGVSTGGLLAPVAFAGAAFDPILDTYRGIAQADVYRNYPPLTIPFRPSVASTAPLQRLINNQLSDELIDTIAARHTNEGAQLLVSAANLDTTENRIFNLTDVASSPTSAAMRRNCLTEVLLASAAVPGLFAPRQIGGELYADGGLRDHVFFRAVESARAQVARDTGRDLRVEASVIVNGALRRPGSPAPDTLTGYFARSAEILADEVLRDSIAETVAFAQGRPHWRIKGVFAEVDLTAAGCAASQASGTIDPCVTTALFDAGRTLAATAPINWKSAQDLRQKAGEL, encoded by the coding sequence GTGGCCCGACCAACAGGTGCGCAATGCGTCGCCCCGACGGATGAAAGCAAGCAGTTTGCGCCGGTCCTTGTCGGGCAGTCCGCGGCCGAGATGGCCACCGTCGACATGGCCACAACAGCAATGCAGCAAGCTGTCAGTCAAAGCAGCGCTGGGCCGGTCACTGTCCATGTTTTGTCATTGTCGTCGGGCGGCCAATATGGGGCCTTTGGGGCCGGGTTCCTGCGGGGCTGGTCGGAAAACCCTGTCACACCGCGCCCGGATTTCGACCTTGTCACCGGGGTCAGCACAGGGGGTTTGCTGGCCCCGGTTGCCTTTGCCGGTGCGGCCTTTGATCCGATATTGGATACATATCGCGGGATCGCCCAGGCCGATGTCTACCGAAACTACCCACCACTCACGATCCCTTTTCGCCCCTCTGTCGCGTCAACGGCGCCATTGCAGCGTCTGATCAACAATCAATTATCGGATGAACTGATCGACACGATTGCCGCGCGCCATACGAATGAAGGCGCCCAGCTACTGGTCTCGGCTGCCAATCTGGACACAACGGAAAACCGGATATTCAATCTGACTGATGTGGCGTCAAGCCCGACATCGGCCGCCATGCGCCGCAACTGCCTGACAGAGGTGTTGCTGGCATCGGCTGCTGTTCCGGGCCTGTTTGCGCCGCGCCAGATTGGTGGCGAGCTTTACGCCGATGGCGGCTTGCGTGATCATGTGTTCTTCCGTGCGGTTGAAAGCGCACGGGCGCAGGTTGCGCGCGATACCGGCCGGGATTTGCGGGTCGAGGCCTCGGTTATCGTCAATGGCGCCTTGCGCCGTCCGGGTAGTCCCGCGCCAGATACACTGACGGGGTATTTCGCGCGCTCTGCTGAAATACTGGCCGACGAGGTTCTGCGCGATTCAATTGCCGAAACTGTCGCCTTTGCGCAGGGCCGCCCGCATTGGCGGATCAAAGGCGTGTTTGCCGAGGTCGACCTGACCGCCGCAGGCTGTGCCGCATCCCAGGCAAGTGGGACGATTGATCCTTGTGTGACGACGGCCCTTTTTGACGCGGGTCGAACGCTTGCCGCGACCGCACCGATTAACTGGAAATCTGCCCAGGACCTTCGTCAGAAGGCGGGTGAACTATAG
- a CDS encoding ABC transporter substrate-binding protein yields MKMKRLAAMAMGAMVAAAPAMADLVIPDLSYRTGPYAAGGTPFSDGYQDYFALLNARDGGIGGEAVRIVECETGYNTEKGVECYESTKGEGALIYQPLSTGITYQIIPKATADQIPIHTMGYGRTSAANGEVFNWVFNYPANYWDAASVAVNYLLDENGGSLDGKTIALVYHNSAYGKEPIRTLEALSEMHGFELSQLAVDHPGQEQKSQWLQIRRERPDYVLMWGWGVMNQVAVQEAANIGFPMENFIGNWWAGAEHDVTPAGDAANGYKSLNMNRVVDYPVLAEIQSMVHDAGNAAGDGSNLGSVLYVRGMYAAMLAAEAIAKAQEIHGEADVTPAMVRDGMAALEITEARMGELGMAGIGPEFSVSCQNHGGSGQGLVQQWNASAGVWEPLTDFIAPDKSVIEPLIAEDSAAFASENNITPGCL; encoded by the coding sequence ATGAAAATGAAGAGACTGGCCGCAATGGCCATGGGCGCCATGGTGGCGGCCGCACCAGCGATGGCCGATCTGGTCATCCCGGATCTAAGCTATCGCACTGGCCCCTATGCGGCGGGTGGCACTCCGTTCTCGGACGGGTATCAGGATTACTTTGCCCTGCTGAACGCCCGCGATGGCGGGATCGGCGGCGAGGCGGTCCGGATTGTCGAATGCGAGACCGGCTACAACACCGAAAAGGGTGTGGAATGCTATGAATCCACCAAGGGCGAAGGCGCATTGATTTATCAACCGCTTTCAACCGGGATCACCTACCAGATCATCCCAAAAGCGACCGCTGACCAGATCCCGATCCACACCATGGGCTATGGCCGGACCTCGGCTGCGAATGGTGAAGTGTTCAACTGGGTGTTCAACTACCCTGCGAACTACTGGGATGCCGCATCTGTGGCGGTGAACTATCTGCTGGATGAGAATGGCGGATCGCTTGATGGCAAGACCATCGCGCTGGTCTACCACAACTCTGCCTATGGCAAAGAGCCGATCCGGACGCTTGAAGCCTTGTCTGAAATGCATGGGTTCGAACTGTCGCAACTGGCCGTTGATCACCCGGGCCAGGAGCAGAAATCGCAGTGGCTGCAAATCCGCCGCGAACGCCCTGACTATGTGCTGATGTGGGGCTGGGGCGTGATGAACCAGGTTGCCGTGCAGGAAGCCGCCAATATTGGTTTCCCGATGGAAAACTTCATCGGCAACTGGTGGGCCGGTGCTGAACATGACGTGACCCCTGCCGGTGATGCGGCCAATGGCTATAAGTCGCTGAACATGAACCGTGTGGTGGATTACCCTGTTCTGGCTGAAATTCAGTCCATGGTTCACGACGCCGGCAACGCGGCTGGTGACGGGTCCAACCTTGGTTCGGTGCTGTATGTCCGTGGCATGTATGCCGCCATGTTGGCTGCCGAAGCGATTGCCAAGGCGCAGGAAATCCATGGTGAAGCTGACGTGACCCCTGCGATGGTCCGCGACGGCATGGCCGCACTCGAAATCACCGAGGCGCGGATGGGCGAGCTTGGCATGGCCGGAATTGGGCCAGAGTTCTCGGTCAGCTGCCAAAATCACGGTGGGTCCGGCCAGGGTCTGGTGCAACAGTGGAACGCTTCTGCTGGTGTATGGGAGCCGCTGACAGACTTCATCGCACCCGACAAGAGCGTGATTGAACCGCTGATCGCCGAGGATTCAGCCGCCTTTGCCAGTGAAAACAACATCACACCCGGTTGCCTGTGA
- a CDS encoding branched-chain amino acid ABC transporter permease: MLYREAGDFKTSYHADNQTFPIKFDRVGFWVTMAIAFLVIPFMINDYWANAIFVPFLIYAVAAIGLNILTGYCGQVSLGTGGFMAVGAYACYKLMTAFPDVSIVIHIVLAGGITAAVGAAFGLPSLRIKGFYLAVATLAAQFFLVWLFNKVSWFYNYSASGQINAPERFVAGVAVTGPNTAPWAQYMICLVFLTACALLARNLTRGTIGRSWMAIRDMDIAAEIIGVNPLKAKLTAFAVSSFFIGISGALFFAVYLGAVEVGEAFGIQKSFLVLFMIIIGGLGSIFGSFAGAAFLVLLPVALKVIGVDLLGWPTDLVAHLQLVIIGGLIMFFLIKEPHGLAQLWRLAKEKLRLWPFPY, translated from the coding sequence ATGCTCTACCGTGAAGCCGGAGATTTCAAAACCTCCTACCATGCCGACAACCAGACCTTTCCGATCAAGTTTGATCGCGTCGGGTTCTGGGTGACGATGGCCATCGCATTCCTCGTCATTCCATTCATGATCAATGACTATTGGGCAAACGCGATTTTCGTGCCCTTCCTGATCTACGCGGTTGCGGCGATCGGGTTGAACATTCTGACAGGCTATTGCGGGCAGGTCAGTCTTGGAACCGGTGGGTTCATGGCGGTAGGGGCCTATGCTTGCTACAAGCTGATGACAGCCTTCCCGGATGTCTCAATCGTCATCCACATCGTCCTTGCGGGCGGGATTACCGCGGCAGTGGGGGCTGCTTTCGGCCTGCCCAGTTTGCGGATCAAGGGGTTCTATCTTGCGGTTGCCACGCTGGCCGCGCAATTCTTTCTTGTCTGGCTCTTTAACAAGGTATCGTGGTTCTACAACTACTCTGCCTCTGGCCAGATCAACGCGCCAGAACGCTTTGTTGCGGGCGTCGCCGTCACCGGCCCGAATACCGCCCCTTGGGCACAGTATATGATCTGTCTGGTGTTTCTGACCGCTTGCGCGCTGCTGGCCCGTAACCTGACACGCGGGACCATCGGCCGATCATGGATGGCGATCCGGGATATGGATATCGCTGCCGAGATCATCGGGGTGAACCCGCTCAAGGCCAAGCTTACGGCCTTTGCGGTGTCGTCCTTTTTCATCGGGATCTCCGGCGCGCTGTTCTTTGCGGTCTATCTGGGTGCTGTGGAAGTGGGCGAAGCATTCGGCATTCAGAAATCATTCCTTGTGCTATTCATGATCATCATCGGCGGACTTGGCAGCATCTTCGGCAGTTTTGCCGGTGCGGCGTTCCTTGTGCTGCTGCCGGTTGCGCTGAAGGTGATCGGTGTTGATCTTCTGGGTTGGCCCACGGACCTTGTGGCGCATTTGCAGCTGGTCATCATTGGTGGTTTGATCATGTTCTTCCTGATCAAGGAACCGCATGGGCTGGCGCAGCTGTGGCGACTGGCAAAAGAAAAACTGCGGCTCTGGCCGTTCCCTTATTAA
- a CDS encoding branched-chain amino acid ABC transporter permease, which translates to MSADFLYGIEVVINGLMAGVLYALVALGFVLIFKASGIFNYAQGVMALFAALTLVGIMEGQVPFSHLINAILGTEIHHFGWEVPALLAILLTLVVMIFFAWAVQHFVFRHLVGQEPIILFMATIGLAYFLEGVGDLMWGSDIKTLALGLPQGGSLVVEEWTAGLGGDDFYGFFIDQLDMIATVVALVLVLGLIGFAQYTKQGRAMRAVADDHQAALSVGISLNYIWVLVWSLAGLVALVAGVMWGAKSGVQFSLSLIALKALPVLMLGGFTSIPGAIAGGLIIGVGEKLFEYTIGAPFLGGATENWFAYMLALIFLVFRPQGLFGEKIIERV; encoded by the coding sequence ATGTCTGCTGATTTCCTTTATGGCATTGAAGTTGTGATCAACGGCCTGATGGCAGGCGTGCTCTATGCCCTTGTGGCGCTGGGCTTTGTGCTGATTTTCAAGGCCTCCGGCATCTTTAACTATGCGCAAGGGGTCATGGCATTGTTTGCCGCGCTGACCCTTGTTGGCATCATGGAAGGGCAGGTTCCTTTCAGCCACCTGATCAACGCGATTTTAGGGACGGAAATTCACCATTTCGGGTGGGAGGTCCCGGCGCTTTTGGCCATCCTGTTGACCCTTGTCGTGATGATATTCTTTGCCTGGGCCGTGCAGCACTTTGTCTTCCGGCATCTTGTGGGGCAAGAGCCGATTATCCTGTTCATGGCCACAATCGGTCTGGCTTATTTCCTTGAGGGCGTCGGCGATCTGATGTGGGGGTCCGACATCAAAACGCTGGCCCTTGGCCTGCCGCAAGGCGGCTCGCTGGTGGTTGAGGAATGGACCGCCGGCCTGGGCGGCGATGATTTCTACGGGTTCTTCATCGACCAGCTGGATATGATTGCAACGGTTGTCGCCCTTGTTCTGGTGCTGGGTCTCATCGGCTTTGCCCAATATACCAAGCAGGGCCGCGCGATGCGTGCGGTTGCGGATGACCATCAGGCCGCATTGAGTGTTGGGATTTCCCTGAACTACATCTGGGTTCTGGTCTGGTCGCTGGCAGGTCTTGTGGCGCTTGTCGCCGGGGTGATGTGGGGCGCAAAATCGGGGGTTCAGTTCTCGCTTTCACTGATTGCGTTGAAGGCGCTGCCCGTACTCATGCTGGGCGGCTTTACGTCGATCCCCGGCGCGATTGCAGGGGGGCTGATCATTGGCGTGGGCGAGAAGCTGTTCGAATACACCATCGGCGCACCGTTCCTTGGGGGCGCGACCGAGAACTGGTTCGCGTACATGCTGGCACTGATCTTTCTGGTGTTCCGGCCGCAGGGTTTGTTCGGGGAGAAGATCATTGAACGGGTTTAG
- a CDS encoding ABC transporter ATP-binding protein yields MNAQAPFVTPDGRTIGDVLMDMRNITLRFGGVEAIKDISFDIREGEIRAIIGPNGAGKSSMLNVISGFYNPQEGEVWFRGAKRPPMKPYQVARLGIARTFQNIALFEGMSVLDNVMTGRLTHMKTGMFSQALWMGKAEREEVQNREFVENIIDFLEIQAIRKTPVGRLPYGLKKRVELARALAAEPKLLLLDEPMAGMNVEEKEDMSRFILDVNDEFGTTIALIEHDMGVVMDLSDRVVVMDYGRKIGDGTPDEVRNNEQVIDAYLGVAHD; encoded by the coding sequence ATGAATGCACAAGCGCCCTTTGTCACGCCGGATGGGCGTACCATTGGCGATGTTCTGATGGATATGCGCAATATCACGCTGCGCTTTGGCGGCGTCGAGGCCATCAAGGATATCTCTTTTGACATCCGCGAGGGTGAGATCAGGGCGATCATCGGCCCCAATGGTGCTGGCAAATCGTCAATGCTGAACGTGATCTCGGGTTTCTATAACCCGCAAGAAGGCGAGGTCTGGTTTCGCGGGGCCAAGCGTCCGCCGATGAAGCCCTATCAGGTCGCCCGCCTCGGCATTGCCCGGACGTTTCAGAACATCGCCCTGTTTGAAGGCATGTCCGTGCTGGACAATGTCATGACCGGCCGGCTGACGCATATGAAAACCGGGATGTTCAGCCAGGCGCTCTGGATGGGCAAGGCGGAACGTGAAGAGGTGCAGAACCGCGAATTTGTCGAGAACATCATTGATTTCCTCGAAATTCAGGCGATCCGGAAGACGCCGGTCGGACGGCTGCCCTATGGTCTGAAAAAACGGGTGGAGCTGGCCCGCGCCCTGGCTGCAGAACCAAAGCTGCTTTTGCTGGACGAACCGATGGCCGGCATGAATGTCGAGGAAAAAGAAGACATGAGCCGATTTATTCTCGATGTGAATGATGAATTTGGCACCACGATTGCCTTGATCGAGCACGATATGGGCGTCGTGATGGACCTGTCTGACCGGGTCGTCGTGATGGATTACGGGCGCAAGATTGGCGATGGCACCCCCGATGAAGTGCGCAACAACGAACAGGTGATCGACGCCTATCTGGGGGTGGCGCATGACTAG
- a CDS encoding AMP-binding protein, which yields MPEAATRGLASIPALLARNVAAHGNKPAYREKEFGIWQSWTWSEAATEIDALACGFLSLGAEIGDHIAIAGRNRPALYWAMVAAQRIGCVPVPLYADAAAEEIAYALDHCGARFAVVGDQEQVDKIADVRETLTALEHVVYLDGRGLRKYDHAAMTSYAALQEAGRKSNHMDEVTRRSDARGYDDTCVMLYTSGTTGRPKGVVLSNRNVIETSKNSAEFDSLQPGDEVLAYLPMAWVGDFIFSIGQAMWTGFCVNCPESAETMQTDLREIGPTYFFAPPRVFETQLTNVMIRMEDAGRFKKWLFDRYMAVGRRIGPALLDKEPVSTLDKLRYRLADLLIIGPLKNTLGLSRVRVGYTAGEAIGPEIFDFYRALGINLKQLYGQTEATVFITQQPDGEVRSDTVGVPSPGVELKIAESGEVFYRSPGVFVEYYKNAESTASTKDEEGWVATGDAGFIEESSGHLRIIDRAKDVGKMADGALFAPKYVENKLKFFPNILEAVVFGAGRDFCTAFINIDLTAVGNWAERNNIAYSSYQELSQHPQVLDTIQGHVADVNASVAQDPMLAGCQIHRFLVLHKELDADDGEMTRTRKVRRAVIADKFGDLIDALYDGRGEVYTETEVTYEDGRKGKITATLDLRDAVVAQQRVAAE from the coding sequence ATGCCCGAAGCCGCAACGCGGGGACTTGCATCTATTCCTGCGCTTCTTGCTCGGAATGTTGCTGCGCATGGCAACAAGCCTGCCTATCGCGAAAAGGAATTCGGGATCTGGCAAAGCTGGACATGGTCCGAAGCTGCTACTGAAATCGACGCATTGGCCTGCGGTTTTCTGTCCCTTGGTGCCGAAATCGGCGATCACATCGCCATCGCCGGGCGCAATCGGCCTGCCTTGTATTGGGCAATGGTTGCCGCCCAGCGGATAGGCTGCGTTCCCGTCCCCCTTTATGCTGATGCTGCGGCAGAAGAGATTGCCTATGCCCTGGATCATTGCGGCGCCCGTTTCGCCGTTGTCGGCGATCAGGAACAGGTGGACAAGATCGCCGATGTTCGCGAAACGCTGACCGCACTGGAACATGTCGTCTATCTCGATGGGCGCGGTTTGCGTAAATACGACCATGCCGCGATGACAAGCTATGCCGCCTTGCAAGAGGCGGGCCGCAAATCAAACCACATGGACGAGGTGACGCGGCGCAGCGATGCCCGCGGTTACGACGATACCTGTGTGATGTTGTACACATCAGGCACAACCGGTCGCCCCAAGGGCGTCGTGCTGTCCAACCGGAATGTGATCGAGACCTCCAAGAACTCTGCCGAATTCGATAGCCTGCAGCCCGGGGACGAGGTTCTGGCCTATCTGCCGATGGCCTGGGTCGGTGATTTCATCTTTTCGATCGGGCAGGCGATGTGGACAGGTTTCTGCGTCAATTGCCCCGAAAGCGCCGAGACCATGCAGACTGACCTGCGCGAGATCGGCCCGACCTATTTCTTCGCACCACCGCGCGTCTTTGAAACACAACTCACCAACGTCATGATCCGCATGGAAGATGCCGGTCGCTTCAAGAAATGGCTGTTTGATCGCTATATGGCTGTCGGCCGCCGCATCGGACCTGCATTGCTTGACAAGGAACCTGTCAGCACACTGGACAAGTTGCGCTATCGTCTGGCGGACTTGTTGATCATCGGCCCACTGAAAAACACGCTGGGCCTAAGCCGTGTCCGCGTTGGCTATACCGCGGGCGAGGCGATTGGCCCCGAAATCTTTGATTTCTATCGCGCGCTGGGCATCAACCTCAAACAGCTTTACGGCCAAACCGAGGCCACTGTTTTCATCACCCAACAGCCAGATGGCGAAGTTCGGTCAGATACGGTTGGTGTTCCAAGCCCCGGTGTTGAACTGAAGATCGCGGAGAGTGGTGAAGTTTTCTATCGGTCGCCGGGTGTCTTTGTCGAATATTACAAGAATGCCGAAAGCACCGCGTCAACCAAGGATGAAGAAGGCTGGGTCGCGACAGGTGACGCAGGCTTTATCGAGGAAAGCAGCGGACACTTGCGGATTATCGACCGTGCCAAGGACGTGGGCAAAATGGCCGATGGTGCGCTGTTTGCCCCGAAATACGTCGAAAACAAGCTTAAGTTCTTTCCCAACATATTGGAGGCCGTCGTTTTCGGCGCCGGACGGGATTTTTGCACGGCTTTCATCAATATTGATCTGACGGCGGTCGGCAACTGGGCCGAACGCAACAATATCGCCTACTCCAGCTATCAGGAACTGTCACAACACCCGCAGGTCCTCGACACGATCCAGGGCCATGTGGCGGACGTCAACGCGTCTGTTGCACAGGATCCAATGCTGGCAGGCTGCCAAATTCACCGTTTCCTTGTTCTTCACAAAGAACTCGACGCCGACGATGGCGAAATGACCCGGACGCGCAAAGTACGGCGTGCCGTGATTGCCGATAAATTCGGCGATCTGATTGATGCCCTCTATGACGGGCGCGGCGAGGTCTACACCGAGACGGAAGTTACCTATGAGGACGGGCGCAAGGGCAAGATTACTGCGACACTTGACCTGCGTGATGCGGTTGTCGCGCAACAGCGCGTGGCCGCCGAATGA